One region of Primulina tabacum isolate GXHZ01 chromosome 1, ASM2559414v2, whole genome shotgun sequence genomic DNA includes:
- the LOC142546907 gene encoding uncharacterized protein LOC142546907 isoform X1, which translates to MDMMTLQLETQSIHLSDTSRRENSKVIGGYHKKQLGSSRNYVSWNREMDKHLAKVLTDQMAHGNKCDGDTWKPKALQAAVTYLNFKLHLNLSKENIKNRLKAWKKYYSVVTDVQKQSGFFWDEERKMIIVTSDERNSWKEYVESHPDAKGLQNKVIENWSDILLLCGRDRATCLKSETFEKGANSMGDEEEAELKTAQEQLRPSDSLDSMINKRKKAKKDALVEVVGMIAASFQEFVASKKKEERPSGIEIYEVVSSITELTSTEKFKAVEKLMGGDAERFRLLKALPDEERRGWLYFLIDS; encoded by the exons ATGGACATGATGACATTACAACTGGAGACTCAATCAATTCATCTCAGTGATACTTCGAGACGAGAGAATTCTAAAG TTATAGGTGGATATCATAAGAAACAACTTGGATCATCGAGGAATTATGTGTCGTGGAATAGAGAAATGGACAAGCATTTGGCAAAAGTTCTGACTGACCAAATGGCTCATGGAAACAAATGCGACGGCGACACGTGGAAACCAAAAGCCTTACAAGCTGCTGTGACCTACTTAAATTTCAAATTGCATCTTAATTTGtcgaaagaaaatattaaaaatagacTCAAGGCTTggaaaaaatattatagtgtTGTTACAGATGTCCAAAAGCAAAGTGGATTTTTTTGGGACGAGGAACGAAAAATGATTATTGTCACGTCAGATGAACGTAATTCATGGAAGGAATATGTTGAG TCACACCCGGATGCTAAAGGCTTGCAAAATAAAGTGATTGAGAATTGGAGCGATATTTTGCTTCTTTGTGGAAGAGATAGAGCAACTTGTTTAAAGTCTGAAACTTTTGAAAAAGGTGCCAACTCGATGGGAGACGAAGAAGAAGCTGAGTTAAAGACAGCACAAGAACAATTGCGGCCGTCAGATTCATTGGATtccatgatcaataaaaggAAGAAAGCAAAAAAAGATGCTTTAGTTGAGGTTGTCGGCATGATTGCAGCATCTTTTCAAGAGTTTGTGGCAAGCAAAAAGAAGGAAGAAAGACCCAGTGGTATTGAAATATATGAGGTTGTTTCCAGCATAACCGAACTTACGAGCACCGAAAAATTTAAGGCAGTCGAAAAATTGATGGGTGGTGATGCTGAACGGTTTAGATTATTAAAAGCACTTCCGGATGAGGAGAGAAGAGGATGGTTGTATTTTCTCATTGATTCTTAG
- the LOC142546907 gene encoding uncharacterized protein LOC142546907 isoform X2 — protein MDMMTLQLETQSIHLSDTSRRENSKGGYHKKQLGSSRNYVSWNREMDKHLAKVLTDQMAHGNKCDGDTWKPKALQAAVTYLNFKLHLNLSKENIKNRLKAWKKYYSVVTDVQKQSGFFWDEERKMIIVTSDERNSWKEYVESHPDAKGLQNKVIENWSDILLLCGRDRATCLKSETFEKGANSMGDEEEAELKTAQEQLRPSDSLDSMINKRKKAKKDALVEVVGMIAASFQEFVASKKKEERPSGIEIYEVVSSITELTSTEKFKAVEKLMGGDAERFRLLKALPDEERRGWLYFLIDS, from the exons ATGGACATGATGACATTACAACTGGAGACTCAATCAATTCATCTCAGTGATACTTCGAGACGAGAGAATTCTAAAG GTGGATATCATAAGAAACAACTTGGATCATCGAGGAATTATGTGTCGTGGAATAGAGAAATGGACAAGCATTTGGCAAAAGTTCTGACTGACCAAATGGCTCATGGAAACAAATGCGACGGCGACACGTGGAAACCAAAAGCCTTACAAGCTGCTGTGACCTACTTAAATTTCAAATTGCATCTTAATTTGtcgaaagaaaatattaaaaatagacTCAAGGCTTggaaaaaatattatagtgtTGTTACAGATGTCCAAAAGCAAAGTGGATTTTTTTGGGACGAGGAACGAAAAATGATTATTGTCACGTCAGATGAACGTAATTCATGGAAGGAATATGTTGAG TCACACCCGGATGCTAAAGGCTTGCAAAATAAAGTGATTGAGAATTGGAGCGATATTTTGCTTCTTTGTGGAAGAGATAGAGCAACTTGTTTAAAGTCTGAAACTTTTGAAAAAGGTGCCAACTCGATGGGAGACGAAGAAGAAGCTGAGTTAAAGACAGCACAAGAACAATTGCGGCCGTCAGATTCATTGGATtccatgatcaataaaaggAAGAAAGCAAAAAAAGATGCTTTAGTTGAGGTTGTCGGCATGATTGCAGCATCTTTTCAAGAGTTTGTGGCAAGCAAAAAGAAGGAAGAAAGACCCAGTGGTATTGAAATATATGAGGTTGTTTCCAGCATAACCGAACTTACGAGCACCGAAAAATTTAAGGCAGTCGAAAAATTGATGGGTGGTGATGCTGAACGGTTTAGATTATTAAAAGCACTTCCGGATGAGGAGAGAAGAGGATGGTTGTATTTTCTCATTGATTCTTAG